From a region of the Besnoitia besnoiti strain Bb-Ger1 chromosome I, whole genome shotgun sequence genome:
- a CDS encoding hypothetical protein (encoded by transcript BESB_001430), whose product MPRESPSSSSPNSDPPLQSLRRLTTSTPSRALTPKFRLPKGSDAVSSPSQPSAESRSSSFRPAFASSSASLSCRSRLPHSHSASSLSACSPSQPPSYASHASPPSRQTHATPSSLRGESVRANQHQDAVGGLRARGPARADASPAGRASRLEPNGRIRAFGGDGEDPKAASCESAAAASGSLKRAREDTDRTGVSSEDDEPWIQRKRQPLPGSSLAASVSCVSPVFAASPALSDARVASGVAPSVSPFHSSVVLGFESSKPASGASTTSLSSRLLSAPSPSTSCSSPFKGVARGGSEGRSEADFQPSVKSLIFEVFRCPLASSTSLISCRPPCPGREGSPASSADSTLSSSVFASRPLSALVWPCLASLRARTRHSRLPSQPCGSCFACARRRLQALWYSVSRGSPEPKDKHAPDTGPAFSMCSAPSMSFPASARRVLTSQSDSGPLFGVGASWVAPASTDGAPQRAETDQLEAFIWCVLRLSAACVAEALSASSARGLAAAAAAPRVRGCLSVLVLAFAALDSLLYLLGLLRVSSAPAGGGSATLNEARGAREGCVGLNGNGRVFAPGDGDGRRAGDRGREDGDIESSLAAERLREALRLFALASQVLALLNREELLSALAAPTPAVSPSNARVVLREMSVKREELVRLAVALSRDMLEFFLSRLFRSLAPFCPPGERLADEAGEARDRRAQRRLPDEASRLLMPRSTHSPLSHMAVAPPLLLSQFSAVTPSCAGAAEQLRLPAGAVSIQAALPASLQSSACPADCIASAPLSSSQPPTPEAWSASPVSAGGAPPPPASSAPAVRVASMEGPCSLSSVAAPPICPRAAAALLAFDGAELRRGGTGLAQLLDAVALAFRLWLSCLEASGDFLTTPTAGEEAENAGEPGGPEDDDGDAADSADSGQEGEALPARTANQTQRRDGACRRLRVEGECMRVQREPDEGPADFAAPSAASTARLPFAARVLRELPWEAACWALVFGAALSERQHKQDKDSDASTALTSASPPGDSGCARPPEGAADTHGAGGSQDARTPRPQAPPCSQTSSTSSGAGRRPPSAEDLVLGLRRLLARVSRPQSASSSSR is encoded by the coding sequence tcggcagacgcatgcgacgccttcctctttGCGAGGAGAGTCGGTTCGCGCTAATCAGCATCAGGATGCAGtgggcggcctccgcgcccgagggccggcgcgagcggacgCTTCCCCAGCGGGCAGGGCGAGCCGCCTGGAGCCCAATGGACGTATCCGCGCGTTCGGAGGAGACGGGGAGGATCCCAAAGCGGCTTCGTGTGAgtcggccgctgcggcgtctgggtCGCTGAAACGCGCGCGGGAAGACACTGACAGGACGGGTGTCAGCtcggaagacgacgagcccTGGATTCAGCGGAAGCGGCAGCCTCTGCCTGGTTcgtccctcgccgcctccgtctcgtGCGTGTCTCCAGTCtttgcggcgtcgcccgcttTGTCGGACGCTCGTGTGGCCTCTGGCGTGGCTCCCTCGGTGTCGCCCTTCCACTCTTCTGTTGTTTTAGGATTTGAGTCTTCGAAACCCGCGTCTGGAGCGTCAACGACCTCTCTGTCTTcccgtcttctctctgctccttcgccttcgacCTCTTGTTCATCTCCCTTTAAAGGCGTTGCGAGAGGCGGGTCTgagggaagaagcgaggcggaCTTCCAGCCGTCTGTCAAAAGTTTGATTTTTGAGGTTTTCCGGTGCCCACTGGCGTCCTCGACGTCCCTTATTTCCTGTCGTCCTCCGTGTCCAGGGCGGGAGGGCTCCCCCGCCTCTTCCGCTGACTCAACTCTGTCGTCATCCGTCTTTGCTTCCCGCCCCCTTTCTGCGCTTGTCTGGCCTTGCCTTGCTTCGCTGagagcgcgcacgcggcacaGCCGACTGCCTTCGCAGCCCTGCGGaagctgcttcgcctgcgcgaggcggcggcttcaGGCGCTGTGGTATTCTGTATCTCGGGGCTCGCCAGAGCCCAAAGACAAACACGCGCCCGACACGGGTCCGGCCTTCTCGATGTGTTCCGCTCCCTCGATGTCCTTtccagcgtctgcgcgacgcgTGCTCACCTCTCAGTCTGACTCTGGTCCTCTGTTTGGTGTCGGCGCCTCATGGGTCGCCCCGGCAAGCACGGACGGCGCTCCACAGAGAGCCGAGACAGATCAGTTGGAGGCCTTCATCTGGTGCGTGCTTCGGCTCAgcgctgcgtgcgtcgcggaggccctctctgcgtcctccgcccgcggtctcgccgctgccgccgcggcgccgcgcgtgcgcgggtGTCTCTCAGTCCTTGTCTTGGCCTTCGCAGCTCTCGATAGTCTTCTGTATCTCCTTGGCCTCTTGCGTgtctcgtcggcgccggctgGCGGGGGCTCCGCGACGCTCaacgaggcccgcggcgcgcgagaaggctgCGTAGGCCTCAACGGTAATGGGCGTGTGTTCGCTCCCGGGGATGGggacgggcgccgcgcaggagatcgcggacgcgaggacggcgacatCGAGTCAAGCCTCGCCGCTGAACGCCTCCGAGAGGCGCTTCGGCTGTTCGCCCTTGCGTCGCAGGTCCTTGCGCTTCTTAATCGCGAGGAGCTCTTgtccgccctcgcggcgccgactcCGGCGGTCTCGCCCTCCAACGCGCGCGTTGTCCTGCGCGAGATGAGCGTCAAACGCGAGGAACTGGTGCGCCTTGCTGTGGCGCTCTCTCGGGACATGTTGGAGTTTTTTCTGTCGCGACTTTTCCGttctctcgcgcccttcTGTCCGCCGGGCGAGCGACTCGCCGACGAAGCGGGAGAAGCGCGTGACCGCCGCGCCCAACGGCGCCTGCCGGATGAGGCGTCTCGGCTGCTGATGCCGCGCAGCACACACTCGCCGCTTTCGCACATGGCGGTAGCCCCTCCGTTGCTTTTGAGCCAATTCTCGGCCGTTACGCCGAGTTGCGCCGGTGCCGCGGAACAGTTACGActgcctgcaggcgccgttAGCATCCAGGCAGCGTTGCCGGCTTCGCTTCAGAGCTCTGCGTGTCCTGCGGACTGcatcgcgtccgcgccgctgtcctcgtcgcagccgcccACGCCCGAGGCCtggtctgcgtcgccggtgtctgccggcggagcgcctccgcctcccgcttcgagcgcgcctgcggtgCGAGTCGCCTCCATGGAGGGCCCTTGCTCGCTGTCCTCGGTCGCGGCTCCGCCGATCTGCCCccgtgcggctgcggccctgCTGGCTTTcgacggcgcggagctccgcaggggggggacgggtctggcgcagctgttggacgccgtcgccctggCGTTTCGCTTGTGGCTCAGCTGTCTGGAGGCCTCCGGCGACTTCTTGACGACGCCGAcagcaggcgaagaagccgaaaACGCAGGCGAGCCCGGAGGccccgaagacgacgacggtgACGCGGCAGATTCCGCAGACTCAGGCCAGGAGGGGGAGGCACTGCCCGCCAGAACGGCGAACCAAACACAGCGAAGGGACGGCGCGTGCCGACGGCTGCGGGTAGAGGGcgagtgcatgcgcgtgcagcGCGAGCCTGACGAGGGCCCAGCCGACTTCGCAGCACCGTCCGCGGCTTCGACTGCGAGGCTGCCCTTTGCGGCCCGCGTGCTTCGCGAGCTTCCCTGGGAAGCGGCGTGCTGGGCGCTggtcttcggcgccgcgctgagcGAGCGGCAACACAAGCAGGACAAGGACAGCGACGCGTCCACAGCTCTCACCAGCGCCTCCCCACCTGGCGACTCTGGCTGTGCACGCCCGCCGGAGGGAGCGGCAGACACACACGGCGCAGGCGGATCTCAAGacgcgcgaacgccgcgcccgcaggcgccgccctgctcgcAGACGTCCTCCAcgtcgagcggcgcgggccggcggccgccgagtgCAGAGGACTTGGTGCtggggctccgccgcctcctcgctcgggTGTCAAGGCCTCAGTCTGCTTCGTCGTCGAGTAGGTGA